One window of the Triticum dicoccoides isolate Atlit2015 ecotype Zavitan chromosome 3B, WEW_v2.0, whole genome shotgun sequence genome contains the following:
- the LOC119278773 gene encoding E3 ubiquitin-protein ligase RGLG3-like — MWGERAHHKHGHHHDNVGSRDRQPKFIADNYSSVDEVVAALREAGLESSNLILGIDFTKSNEWSGRHSFGRKSLHAISGTPNPYEQAISIIGRTLSPFDDDNLIPCFGFGDASTHDHSVFSFYQENRPCRGFEEVLDRYRQIVPHLNLSGPTSFAPLIYAAMSVVESSNCQYHVLVIIADGQVTTSNSSARLSPQEQATIQAIVDASFYPLSIVMVGVGDGPWDAMQHFDDCIPDRAFDNFQFVNFTGLMSTSKDMSKKEAAFALAALMEIPTQYKATQGLRPPERHAQNPNPPRILPPPSKVLEHDNIAAASRAPDATSQSTDVGYTASDEKVCPICLTNPKDMAFQCGHLTCKECGLTLSTCPLCRAPITVRVRLFS, encoded by the exons ATGTGGGGCGAGAGGGCTCACCACAAGCATGGGCACCATCACGACAACGTGGGTTCCAGGGACCGGCAGCCCAAGTTCATAGCAGACAACTACAGCTCAGTGGATGAG GTCGTTGCTGCGTTGAGGGAAGCTGGCCTTGAATCGTCAAATCTGATTCTCGGTATTGACTTCACCAAAAGCAATGAATGGTCAG GTAGGCATTCCTTTGGAAGAAAATCTCTGCATGCCATTAGTGGCACCCCAAATCCATATGAGCAAGCCATCTCTATAATTGGGCGAACACTATCACCTTTTGATGATGATAACTTGATACCATGCTTTGGATTTGGTGATG CTTCTACACATGATCATTCGGTCTTCAGCTTTTACCAAGAAAACCGTCCTTGTCGTGGTTTTGAGGAGGTTCTTGACAGATACAGACAAATTGTTCCACATTTGAACCTTTCAG GACCAACTTCTTTTGCACCTCTTATCTACGCGGCGATGTCAGTTGTCGAAAGCAGTAACTGCCAATATCATGTCCTCGTCATCATAGCTGATGGGCAG GTGACCACCTCAAATTCAAGTGCAAGATTAAGTCCACAAGAACAGGCAACTATACAAGCAATTGTTGATGCTAG CTTCTATCCTCTTTCGATTGTTATGGTGGGAGTGGGCGATGGGCCATGGGATGCAATGCAGCATTTTGATGACTGTATTCCTGACAGAGCTTTTGACAATTTCCAG TTCGTGAACTTTACTGGTCTCATGTCAACAAGCAAGGATATGTCGAAGAAGGAGGCCGCATTTGCACTTGCAGCGCTGATGGAAATACCCACCCAATACAAAGCGACTCAAGGCCTCCGACCTCCAGA GAGGCACGCACAAAATCCCAACCCTCCAAGGATCCTTCCCCCTCCCAGCAAAGTTCTTGAACATGACAATATTGCCGCAGCTTCCCGTGCTCCAGACGCAACCTCCCAGTCAACCGACGTTGGCTACACCGCTTCGGATGAAAAG GTATGTCCCATCTGCTTAACGAATCCAAAGGACATGGCCTTCCAATGCGGCCATCTG ACATGCAAGGAATGCGGGCTGACGCTATCGACATGCCCCTTGTGCCGCGCGCCGATCACTGTCCGTGTGAGGCTCTTTTCATAA